One genomic region from Actinocatenispora thailandica encodes:
- a CDS encoding DUF4037 domain-containing protein — protein sequence MAGGFVAGLELSRGFYREAVRPILDAAVPGVEHSAARLGSGSEVLGFDTARSADHEWGPRVQLFLSAPDVAEHGARLDAVFAELLPKTFRGYATHFVAAGANGIGTMQVTDGPVRHRVEVTDPHSWFVGQLGFDPADGVTTADWLAVPTQRLAEVTAGAVFHDGLGALGPARARLDWYPHDLWLHVLACQWQRISQEEAFVGRCGEVGDELGSAVVAARLVRDLMRLWLLLHRRYPPYGKWLGSAFAGVPGAGALGPHLRAALAATDWHTRERHLAAAYETVAAQHNRLGLTDPVDPATRPYHSRPFRVLHAERFAAALAARITDPEVAALPAVGAVDQFVDNTDLLCRPALTRAVTRATVAEPG from the coding sequence ATGGCGGGTGGGTTCGTGGCGGGGTTGGAGCTGTCCCGGGGGTTCTACCGGGAGGCGGTGCGGCCGATTCTGGACGCGGCGGTACCGGGAGTGGAGCACAGTGCGGCGCGGCTCGGGAGCGGGTCGGAGGTGTTGGGGTTCGACACGGCGCGGTCGGCGGACCACGAGTGGGGGCCGCGGGTACAGCTGTTCCTGAGCGCGCCGGATGTCGCGGAGCACGGGGCGCGGCTCGATGCGGTGTTCGCGGAGCTGCTGCCGAAGACGTTCCGCGGCTATGCGACGCACTTCGTCGCCGCCGGGGCGAACGGCATCGGGACGATGCAGGTCACCGACGGTCCGGTACGGCATCGGGTCGAGGTCACCGATCCGCACAGCTGGTTCGTCGGGCAGCTCGGGTTCGACCCGGCCGACGGGGTGACCACGGCGGACTGGCTGGCGGTGCCGACGCAGCGGCTCGCCGAGGTGACGGCGGGCGCGGTGTTCCACGACGGGCTCGGGGCGCTCGGGCCGGCGCGGGCGCGGCTCGACTGGTACCCGCACGACCTGTGGCTGCACGTGCTCGCCTGCCAGTGGCAGCGGATCTCGCAGGAGGAGGCGTTCGTCGGACGCTGCGGCGAGGTGGGTGACGAACTGGGGTCGGCGGTGGTCGCGGCCCGGCTGGTCCGCGACCTGATGCGGCTGTGGCTGCTGCTGCACCGGCGCTACCCGCCGTACGGGAAGTGGTTGGGCAGCGCGTTCGCCGGCGTGCCGGGGGCCGGTGCGCTCGGCCCGCACCTGAGGGCGGCGCTGGCGGCGACCGACTGGCACACCCGGGAACGGCACCTCGCTGCGGCGTACGAAACCGTTGCGGCGCAACACAACCGGCTCGGCCTCACGGATCCGGTCGATCCGGCGACCCGGCCGTACCACAGCCGCCCGTTCCGGGTGCTGCACGCGGAACGGTTCGCCGCCGCGCTCGCCGCCCGGATCACCGACCCGGAGGTGGCCGCGCTGCCGGCGGTCGGTGCCGTCGACCAGTTCGTCGACAACACCGACCTGCTCTGCCGCCCGGCCCTGACCCGTGCCGTCACCCGAGCCACCGTCGCCGAGCCGGGCTGA
- a CDS encoding transposase family protein → MNLQVISAPDGSIVWVSRPLPGSVHDTAAARIWNILPALHQAGLIALGDMGYHRTGPEVTRPPQGPQPPRTAEDRQLRPHDDTRPRRTSQLSTQDPAHPAETPLQPRPSRTPDQSIHVLHRHELPARRKRLTVLTGIMPDGSTGP, encoded by the coding sequence ATGAACCTGCAGGTGATCTCAGCACCCGACGGGAGCATCGTGTGGGTGTCGCGTCCGCTGCCCGGCAGCGTGCATGACACCGCCGCGGCCCGGATCTGGAACATCCTTCCCGCACTACACCAAGCGGGGCTGATCGCCCTGGGCGACATGGGCTACCACCGTACCGGCCCGGAAGTGACCAGGCCACCACAAGGGCCGCAACCACCCCGAACCGCAGAAGACCGCCAATTGCGCCCACACGACGACACGCGGCCCCGGCGAACGAGCCAACTCTCAACTCAAGACCCGGCGCATCCTGCGGAAACTCCGCTCCAGCCCCGACCGAGCCGGACGCCTGACCAAAGCATCCACGTCCTCCACCGACACGAACTCCCCGCACGAAGAAAAAGGCTCACGGTCTTAACGGGAATCATGCCTGACGGATCAACGGGACCTTAA
- a CDS encoding SUKH-4 family immunity protein has translation MASRVVRRAIFPLESTTRLNSRDAQMFLANEGLPEQDLLVEYCDWQNVSSIDIGSNSFLSIGNAGDEILGIDTTTARVVAISRIDADIAYIASSVITFAALLEAFTRRYPFLPDKSGPDGFVHAADEFKSELQRIDASALSEDPGFWNDLLMDISIGDYCE, from the coding sequence ATGGCGAGTCGGGTCGTGCGCAGAGCGATATTTCCGCTGGAATCAACAACGCGGCTCAATAGCCGTGATGCTCAGATGTTCTTGGCTAACGAAGGTTTGCCAGAGCAGGACCTCTTGGTTGAATACTGCGATTGGCAAAACGTTTCGTCAATTGATATCGGATCAAATAGTTTTCTTTCGATCGGCAATGCCGGAGATGAGATTTTAGGAATTGATACGACTACCGCACGGGTTGTGGCTATCTCTCGGATAGACGCCGACATCGCATATATTGCCAGCTCGGTGATCACATTTGCCGCCCTGCTGGAGGCGTTTACGAGGCGTTACCCGTTTCTTCCTGATAAGTCCGGCCCAGATGGATTCGTGCATGCAGCTGATGAATTCAAAAGCGAGTTGCAGAGGATCGATGCATCCGCGCTTTCGGAAGATCCCGGTTTTTGGAACGACCTATTGATGGATATCTCCATTGGAGATTATTGCGAATAG
- a CDS encoding nucleic acid/nucleotide deaminase domain-containing protein, protein MGTANILPARPAASQIRCQPNPGQSPARYLDENGEAQTIVARSSKGRGNHAENKILRMVDPAPITDLYSELQPCARLCAKALGQNPHINVTWSWAWTTSAAGGGGIASGAIRGS, encoded by the coding sequence TTGGGCACAGCAAACATCCTTCCAGCAAGGCCAGCAGCCTCACAGATCAGGTGTCAACCAAACCCTGGGCAGTCCCCGGCCAGGTATTTGGATGAGAACGGAGAGGCCCAGACGATCGTTGCCCGCTCATCAAAAGGTAGAGGCAACCATGCGGAGAATAAGATTTTGCGGATGGTAGATCCCGCGCCAATAACGGACCTCTACTCAGAACTCCAGCCCTGTGCACGGTTGTGTGCGAAGGCACTAGGTCAAAATCCACACATAAACGTGACGTGGAGTTGGGCCTGGACTACCTCCGCTGCCGGGGGGGGGGGCATCGCGAGCGGCGCAATCCGCGGCAGTTAG
- a CDS encoding IS3 family transposase (programmed frameshift): MPKPYPREFRDNVVAVARAGGAPLTQIAKDFGISESCLSNWLRAADVEDGQRPGVTREESEQLREAKKRIRLLEQENEVLRRAAAYLARDNQPKMTYPLVRDLAAADAPVRVPVAVTCRVLGFSRQAYYQWLAEPVSQRDVQDAYLTNAAIDAHADDPEFGYRLVADELRAAGHHASDNRVWRLCRDQRIFSTHSRKRELGRRPGPPVHDDLLKRPGGGRNFTASAPNRVWLTDITEHPTAEGKLYLCAIKDLWSNRIVGYSIDSRMTSDLAVAALQHAVAVREPGGTIVHSDRGSQFRSRKYVTTLHQAGLTGSMGRVGACGDNAAMESFFALLQKNVLNRRRWTTRHQLKLAIVTWIEATYHRRRRQTRLGRLTPIEFETIYTTTHAA; this comes from the exons GTGCCCAAGCCCTATCCCCGTGAGTTTCGGGACAATGTGGTCGCCGTCGCCCGTGCCGGCGGCGCGCCGTTGACGCAGATCGCGAAAGACTTCGGGATCTCCGAGTCGTGCTTGTCCAACTGGCTGCGTGCCGCGGACGTGGAAGACGGCCAACGTCCGGGAGTGACCCGCGAGGAGTCCGAACAGCTGCGTGAGGCGAAGAAGCGGATCCGGCTGTTGGAGCAGGAAAACGAGGTCCTGCGCCGGGCCGCTGCCTATCTGGCCCGGGACA ATCAACCCAAAATGACCTACCCGCTCGTCCGTGACCTGGCCGCGGCCGACGCCCCTGTCCGGGTGCCGGTCGCGGTGACGTGTCGGGTGCTGGGCTTCTCCCGGCAGGCCTACTACCAGTGGCTGGCCGAGCCGGTGTCCCAGCGCGACGTGCAGGATGCGTATCTGACCAACGCCGCGATCGATGCCCATGCCGACGATCCGGAGTTCGGATACCGGCTGGTTGCCGACGAACTACGTGCCGCCGGCCACCACGCCTCCGACAACCGGGTCTGGCGGCTGTGCCGCGACCAGCGGATCTTCTCGACTCACTCCCGCAAGCGGGAGCTGGGCCGTAGGCCGGGGCCACCGGTGCATGACGATCTGCTCAAGCGTCCTGGAGGTGGCCGGAACTTCACCGCCTCGGCACCGAACAGGGTGTGGTTGACCGACATCACCGAACACCCCACCGCCGAAGGCAAGCTGTATCTGTGCGCGATCAAGGACCTGTGGTCCAACCGGATCGTCGGCTACTCCATCGACTCCCGGATGACCTCTGACCTGGCCGTCGCCGCGCTGCAGCACGCCGTCGCGGTGCGCGAACCAGGTGGCACGATCGTACATTCCGACCGGGGCAGCCAATTCCGGTCCCGGAAATACGTCACCACACTGCACCAGGCCGGGCTGACCGGATCGATGGGACGGGTCGGTGCCTGCGGCGACAACGCCGCCATGGAATCGTTCTTCGCCCTGCTGCAAAAGAACGTCCTCAACCGCCGCCGCTGGACCACCCGCCACCAGCTGAAGCTCGCGATCGTCACCTGGATCGAAGCCACCTATCACCGGCGTCGCCGTCAAACCCGCCTCGGACGACTGACCCCGATCGAGTTTGAGACCATCTACACCACCACACACGCGGCCTGA
- a CDS encoding transposase — MEQTIRADQPQWIPVFTGLSERQFGKLVAIVAGRGGEQTGAGRRWGLSLADRVLLVATYYRTNLTLRQIAPLFGVSKSAAGRIVDHLAPHLVLVPQTRRHRPEAVLIVDGTLVPIRDRDMSARSKNYRYSTNLQVAIDANTRITVAVGDPLPGNRNDCTAYTDSGIDQQCAGAAAIADGGYQGNPDVIMPYRNPREDQPPLPQWKPDLNTVHRRIRARVEHCFAHMKSWKILRDCRRKRHGVWYAAAGIALMRNLTMVV; from the coding sequence GTGGAACAGACGATCAGGGCCGATCAGCCGCAGTGGATCCCGGTGTTCACTGGGCTGTCGGAGCGGCAGTTCGGCAAGTTGGTGGCCATCGTGGCTGGTCGCGGCGGCGAGCAGACCGGCGCTGGCCGCCGGTGGGGCCTGTCGCTGGCCGACCGGGTGTTGTTGGTGGCCACCTACTACCGCACCAACCTGACCCTGCGCCAGATCGCCCCGCTGTTCGGAGTATCGAAGTCCGCTGCCGGACGCATCGTCGATCACCTCGCTCCACACCTGGTCCTGGTGCCCCAGACCCGCCGGCACCGGCCCGAGGCGGTGTTGATCGTGGACGGCACGCTGGTGCCCATCCGCGACCGGGACATGTCGGCCCGGTCGAAGAACTACCGGTACTCCACCAACCTGCAAGTGGCCATCGACGCCAACACCCGGATCACCGTCGCGGTGGGAGATCCGTTGCCCGGCAACCGCAACGACTGCACCGCCTACACCGACTCCGGCATCGATCAGCAGTGCGCCGGCGCGGCGGCGATCGCCGACGGCGGCTACCAGGGCAACCCGGACGTGATCATGCCCTACCGCAACCCCCGCGAGGACCAACCGCCGTTGCCGCAGTGGAAACCAGACCTCAACACCGTCCACCGCCGTATCCGCGCCCGCGTCGAGCACTGCTTCGCCCACATGAAGTCCTGGAAGATCCTGCGTGACTGCCGCCGCAAACGACACGGTGTCTGGTACGCCGCCGCGGGTATCGCGTTGATGCGCAACCTGACCATGGTCGTATGA
- a CDS encoding Hint domain-containing protein, producing the protein MIGIIPVGKILKLAGKPLIKGSVKVAKILTKGAEDGSKAVKPAVKDAGKSLAKDTAESGGKKAAKGAGKDAAEGVGKSAKSAESSHGGGRPKGCNSFPGDTRVLLADGSSKPIAKLHIGDHVTNEKPDKHGTQKHRVDGVIRTTTDHDFVQITLQDGQGQQKITATAHHRFWDHSSHRWTEAVDLKSGDELQTTHGTTRISTLTR; encoded by the coding sequence GTGATCGGCATCATTCCGGTCGGGAAGATCCTCAAGCTCGCGGGCAAGCCGCTGATCAAGGGCAGCGTCAAGGTCGCCAAGATTTTGACCAAGGGTGCCGAAGACGGCTCAAAGGCCGTCAAACCCGCAGTCAAGGACGCTGGAAAATCCCTGGCCAAAGACACCGCCGAAAGCGGCGGTAAGAAGGCGGCGAAAGGTGCAGGAAAGGATGCCGCAGAGGGTGTAGGGAAGTCGGCGAAGTCGGCCGAGTCCTCACATGGGGGTGGTCGCCCGAAGGGGTGCAACAGCTTCCCCGGAGACACGAGGGTCCTTCTCGCAGACGGCAGCTCGAAACCCATCGCCAAGCTTCACATCGGCGATCATGTCACCAACGAAAAACCAGACAAGCACGGCACGCAAAAGCACCGCGTCGATGGTGTCATCCGCACCACCACTGACCACGACTTCGTCCAGATCACGCTTCAGGACGGCCAGGGCCAACAGAAGATCACCGCGACCGCCCATCACCGCTTCTGGGACCACAGCAGCCACCGCTGGACTGAAGCTGTTGACCTGAAGAGCGGCGATGAACTCCAAACGACGCACGGCACGACACGCATTAGCACGCTCACGCGCTAA
- a CDS encoding RHS repeat-associated core domain-containing protein, protein MCRTSKQASWSKLRNGVSPTRRRWHVLQLTRRTYTPFGQDRTAGNSGTGWAGDKGFLGGVADDTTGLTNLGAREYCPGLGRFLNPDPLLQRDPVLVRLHPRRRIRR, encoded by the coding sequence GTGTGCCGAACCTCGAAACAGGCGAGTTGGAGCAAGTTGCGGAATGGCGTTAGCCCGACCCGGCGCCGATGGCACGTCCTACAGCTGACCCGACGCACCTACACCCCGTTCGGGCAAGACCGCACCGCCGGCAACAGCGGCACCGGCTGGGCCGGTGACAAGGGGTTCCTGGGCGGCGTCGCAGACGACACCACCGGTCTGACCAATCTCGGAGCCCGCGAGTACTGCCCGGGGCTGGGCCGGTTCCTGAATCCGGATCCCCTGCTGCAGCGAGATCCTGTCCTGGTTCGGCTACATCCCCGTCGCCGGATCCGTCGCTGA
- a CDS encoding polymorphic toxin-type HINT domain-containing protein: MADGSSQPIDTLQVGDQVADSKPGGHGTEKHRVDRVIVTHTDHDFVDLTVTTTKASRSRRLPAGVAGPVVPAAAHATATLTTTTHHPFWDVTTHTWTQAASLHPGDTLQTPTGRAQVVALHLYTATQTTYDLTIHRLHTYYVKAGATPVLVHNCGDALPAADREPPNAGPVLSRNADPGEEFNMVLSHGQPVSRPGGFGTFDDIPNQAYARSQLAIRSDWKPDVSVVQRYRIPGGDPIRIQESMVGPQYDPSTGQILPGGGTQLEILNNADRARLIPVGSPVALSP, from the coding sequence ATGGCTGATGGGTCGTCGCAGCCGATCGACACGCTCCAGGTCGGTGATCAGGTCGCCGACAGCAAGCCCGGCGGGCATGGCACCGAGAAGCATCGGGTCGACCGGGTGATCGTCACCCACACCGACCACGACTTCGTCGACCTGACCGTCACCACCACAAAGGCCTCCCGGTCGCGCCGGCTGCCGGCCGGTGTCGCCGGCCCGGTCGTACCCGCTGCCGCTCATGCGACCGCGACGCTGACTACCACGACCCATCATCCGTTCTGGGATGTCACCACCCACACCTGGACCCAAGCCGCCAGCCTCCACCCCGGCGACACCCTGCAAACCCCCACCGGCCGGGCCCAGGTCGTCGCCTTGCACCTTTACACCGCCACCCAGACCACCTACGACCTCACCATCCACCGCCTCCACACCTACTATGTGAAGGCCGGGGCCACACCAGTTCTCGTCCACAACTGCGGAGACGCTCTGCCGGCGGCAGACCGCGAACCGCCGAATGCCGGTCCAGTTCTATCCAGGAATGCCGATCCTGGCGAAGAGTTCAACATGGTCTTGTCGCATGGACAGCCGGTGAGCCGGCCGGGTGGGTTCGGCACCTTCGATGACATCCCAAACCAGGCTTATGCAAGGAGTCAATTGGCGATCCGAAGCGACTGGAAGCCGGATGTTTCCGTAGTGCAGCGGTACCGGATCCCCGGTGGGGATCCCATCAGAATCCAGGAAAGTATGGTGGGTCCACAGTATGATCCCAGCACCGGGCAGATTCTCCCCGGCGGAGGTACTCAATTGGAAATCCTGAATAATGCGGACCGTGCCCGGCTCATCCCCGTGGGTTCCCCAGTGGCGCTGTCGCCCTGA
- a CDS encoding polymorphic toxin-type HINT domain-containing protein produces MADGSSQPIDTLQVGDQVADSKPGGHGTEKHRVDRVIVTHTDHDFVDLTVTTTKASRSRRLPAGVAGPVVPAAAHATATLTTTTHHPFWDVTTHTWTQAASLHPGDTLQTPTGRAQVVALHLYTATQTTYDLTIHRLHTYYVKAGATPVLVHNCGYEAEATAAQGRAQDLEAQRGWSGGTTAVMGVRNVETGSVAIRIAINGDRAMPKSWELGAGEEFVRGAGHAEETIFNSLASNEEVVYGGTSRNVCQAICAKFMRPNSLTLGGRPFMGRADKTAFRTFWRPWRSRR; encoded by the coding sequence ATGGCTGATGGGTCGTCGCAGCCGATCGACACGCTCCAGGTCGGTGATCAGGTCGCCGACAGCAAGCCCGGCGGGCATGGCACCGAGAAGCATCGGGTCGACCGGGTGATCGTCACCCACACCGACCACGACTTCGTCGACCTGACCGTCACCACCACAAAGGCCTCCCGGTCGCGCCGGCTGCCGGCCGGTGTCGCCGGCCCGGTCGTACCCGCTGCCGCTCATGCGACCGCGACGCTGACTACCACGACCCATCATCCGTTCTGGGATGTCACCACCCACACCTGGACCCAAGCCGCCAGCCTCCACCCCGGCGACACCCTGCAAACCCCCACCGGCCGGGCCCAGGTCGTCGCCTTGCACCTTTACACCGCCACCCAGACCACCTACGACCTCACCATCCACCGCCTCCACACCTACTATGTGAAGGCCGGGGCCACACCAGTCCTCGTCCACAACTGTGGCTACGAGGCGGAGGCAACTGCTGCGCAGGGCCGTGCGCAAGACCTCGAGGCGCAGCGAGGTTGGAGCGGAGGAACCACGGCCGTTATGGGGGTTCGAAATGTGGAGACTGGCTCCGTGGCAATTCGAATCGCTATAAATGGAGACAGGGCAATGCCGAAGTCGTGGGAACTGGGGGCAGGCGAAGAATTCGTACGAGGCGCCGGGCATGCTGAGGAGACGATATTTAACAGCCTTGCGTCTAATGAGGAAGTTGTCTATGGCGGGACATCTCGAAATGTGTGCCAAGCCATATGTGCGAAATTTATGCGACCGAACTCATTGACTCTGGGCGGTCGGCCATTTATGGGTCGTGCCGACAAGACTGCGTTTCGGACATTCTGGCGGCCTTGGCGCTCTAGGAGGTAA
- a CDS encoding glycohydrolase toxin TNT-related protein (This protein contains a domain related to Tuberculosis Necrotizing Toxin, which is the C-terminal effector domain of outer membrane channel protein CpnT, and which has a lethal NAD+-glycohydrolase activity.): protein MTTTTTTETFDTPNAAHAVHTATTAVDGATSGKQTWTYDPDGRPTGIDKTGGTQADSTQTLAWTPTGQLANLSTAESGNPTHDTSYGYDATGGLVARTDDGVTTLYLGSDTITVSDGTVSKVSRAYAFPGGPTAVREATTAGTTLHWQTADPQGTGLDDFTADTLSLTRRTYTPFGQDRAAGNTGTGWAGDKGFLGGVADDTTGLTNLGAREYAPALGRFLNPDPLLQPGNPQQFNGYAYANNDPVNQSDPTGQVACADRGAVYGWTAQDFKDAAKQRGDTVVVGSSPPPPPAKPAQKKCGWLSFCKIKQVGNSALHWAQKHPTLVSTIVSIGVGVGCGAAIGWTGVGAIACGALSGAIGDAVSYGLECSAAGDCTGGGFAKAAIVGAVAGAVGGAIGGGAAGKVIRALGKRVIAKALKKGATDVVEDAAETVGSKSAEGAAETVEAGARDASTLEESAGKELLPSPWPPNDGFMHEPVDTVLKPGSRIDRFGHDGGRFVAKEGTPLPQRAMRVGADRAPYSIFEVQADMQVRGGITAPAFGQPGGGIQYTLPDSVANLLKAGTIRRVG from the coding sequence TTGACGACCACCACGACCACCGAAACCTTCGACACCCCCAACGCCGCGCACGCCGTCCACACCGCCACCACCGCGGTCGACGGCGCCACCAGCGGCAAGCAGACCTGGACCTACGACCCCGACGGCCGCCCCACCGGCATCGACAAGACCGGCGGCACCCAGGCCGACTCGACCCAGACACTGGCCTGGACTCCGACCGGGCAGCTGGCGAACCTGTCGACCGCTGAGAGCGGTAACCCGACCCACGACACCAGCTACGGCTACGACGCGACCGGCGGGTTGGTGGCTCGTACCGATGACGGTGTGACGACCTTGTATCTGGGGTCGGACACGATCACCGTCTCGGACGGGACGGTGTCGAAGGTGTCCCGGGCGTACGCGTTCCCGGGCGGCCCGACCGCGGTACGGGAGGCGACCACCGCCGGCACCACCTTGCATTGGCAGACCGCCGATCCGCAGGGCACGGGCCTGGACGACTTCACCGCCGACACTCTGTCGTTGACCCGACGCACCTACACCCCGTTCGGGCAAGACCGTGCTGCGGGCAACACCGGCACCGGCTGGGCCGGCGACAAGGGGTTCCTGGGCGGCGTCGCCGACGACACGACCGGCCTGACCAACCTCGGAGCCCGCGAGTACGCCCCGGCGCTGGGAAGGTTCCTCAACCCCGACCCCCTGCTGCAGCCAGGCAACCCGCAGCAGTTCAACGGCTACGCCTACGCCAACAACGACCCGGTCAACCAGTCTGACCCGACTGGGCAGGTTGCGTGTGCCGACCGTGGTGCCGTCTACGGGTGGACCGCACAGGACTTCAAGGATGCGGCCAAGCAGCGCGGCGACACCGTGGTGGTGGGCTCCAGCCCGCCGCCTCCGCCGGCGAAGCCTGCGCAGAAGAAGTGCGGCTGGTTGTCGTTCTGCAAGATCAAGCAGGTCGGGAACAGTGCGCTGCATTGGGCGCAGAAGCATCCCACGCTCGTCTCCACGATCGTGTCGATCGGGGTGGGTGTCGGCTGTGGCGCCGCGATCGGCTGGACCGGCGTGGGGGCGATCGCGTGCGGGGCGTTGTCCGGTGCCATCGGCGATGCAGTTTCGTATGGCTTGGAATGCTCAGCCGCCGGTGACTGTACTGGCGGAGGGTTCGCGAAGGCGGCGATTGTGGGAGCCGTCGCTGGGGCCGTAGGTGGAGCGATCGGTGGCGGCGCCGCCGGCAAGGTCATCCGCGCATTGGGCAAACGGGTCATCGCGAAAGCATTGAAGAAGGGCGCCACGGATGTCGTCGAAGACGCCGCAGAAACTGTCGGAAGTAAATCCGCCGAGGGGGCAGCTGAGACAGTAGAAGCAGGCGCAAGAGATGCGTCGACCTTGGAAGAGTCGGCAGGGAAAGAGTTGTTGCCATCGCCGTGGCCGCCGAATGATGGCTTCATGCACGAACCGGTCGATACCGTCTTAAAGCCCGGCTCCCGTATTGATCGATTCGGCCACGATGGCGGCCGGTTCGTTGCAAAAGAAGGAACCCCTCTCCCGCAACGAGCGATGAGGGTGGGAGCGGACAGGGCACCATACTCGATCTTTGAAGTTCAGGCCGACATGCAAGTCCGTGGCGGGATTACCGCGCCGGCATTCGGCCAGCCGGGTGGCGGAATCCAGTATACTTTGCCGGATTCCGTTGCAAATCTCCTGAAGGCTGGGACCATCCGAAGGGTCGGGTAA